AGTAGTCCTACCACACTGGGCTGTATgacctggagcccaggagagcaGTTCCCTAGGATCACTATGTGATATACCCTACTGCTCTAAGTTCATGATTGATGAGCAGGTAGTTctcagaacaatttttttttttttgagacagaggagtcttgccttgtcacccaggctagaatgcagtggcacaatcttggatcttggctcactgcagcctctgcctcccgggctcaagtgatcctcctacctcagcctctgtagtagctaggactacaggtgcaagccaccacacctgactaatttttgtattttttgtagagacaaggttttgccatgttgctcaggttggtcttgaactccagagctcaagtgatccgcccaccttggcctcccaacgtgctgggattacaggtgtgagccactgcacctggcctcagaaCACTTCTTAATGGAAAACATTGTCTTGTTGATCTGGAAGTAATTTCTTTTCCATCAGAATAAGCCACCATACAGATTAAAGGAAAATGGTAAACTCTTTTAACCCAGGGGAAGTCCCTATCTTGATTTTGCTACAGCAGACAATGGTACCAGCATCCTCAGAACTTCAGGGTCATCTTTGACTTCTCCCTCCTCATTTACCACTTTCTTTAGAATATCCAGTTAAATAACAAAGATGCTTTCTTTGTAACGTCCCCCTCAGCCACCACTGGGGGGTCAGGCACACCCCACATCTGGCCCCTGTAACAGCCTCCCAGGTCTCCCTTGCCTTAGACTCTCTCTTCTGCCCCAACTCACACAGTGCTGGCAGGTTAATCATCCTCTTGGAACACTGTTCTCATCAGAACTTTCACACGGGCGGTGGCTTCTCTCAGATAAAGTCCTGACACACGACATAACTCCGTCCATGATTTGGCGTCACCTCTGTAGACATCTCACAAGTCAATTTTGTCCACACACCCTGTTTCAACAAACGGGCTTTCTCATTGCCCTTCAATGTCTTCATACATGGTTGTTCAGGAatgttctttctctctgccttacAAACCCTACCCATCTTGTAAGGCCCAGTTCAAACTGCCCCAAGTTTGAGGACTCCCGCTCACCTGAGCTCCTGCAGCACTTCCtgtccacaccactccagcctggccctgTTACTTTATGCATCCGTTTCACCTGTTCAGCGAGATGACCAGTTTCCAGCAGGCCTAATCACTGGCTTAATTCTCTCTAAGCACATAACATGGTGTCTTACTGAATATAATCTATGGGTCACTTTACTGACTGAGGAAGACTCAACAACACAGAGCAAAGGTTGTGTAAGACCCCACTGACACGGGCTAGCACCTGAAGGGTGAGGATGATCCTCCACTGCCTCCTTTAGGCAGTTGCTCTCAAACCAGGAGGGAGGTGTCATCACAGAACCTGGAGCTTGTACCGGCTCGCCTCAGAGGCTGAAACATGCTGTTCTCATGTGCAGCAATTTCACTGACTTATTAGAGGAAAACCACCCACAAATACTAGAGGAAAAGAGGCTACGATGGCCCACAGGGGAGAGCTCAGGATTTGGAGTCAAACCtaggtttgttttttatttatttatttatttattttttcttgcagcTCCAgctcaaaggaaaacaaaaactaggTTTGAATCCTCGCTCTACCACTAGGCTGCGTGACTAGGGGAATGTCACTTAGCACCTAGGAGCCTTGGTTTCATCACACTGCAAGGCTGGTGTGAGAATCAAATGATAAAATGTTAAGTGCCAACCAGGCACAACGGCTGGGTGCAAATGGTTGCATGACAGTAGAGGTTTCTTTACATTATGACGACTACTCAGCCTTTTAAGTGACAAAGCATCTTTTAGGTAGAGACCATGTATTTCTAGTGATCAATTCAGATTAGTATGACTTTCCCTAGAAGAGTCCTTTCCTGATATTTGCAGGGTTAGGCCAGTCCCCCGGCCTAATCCAGTGCTGTGCAAAAGAACCGTGCCAGATGGGGAAAATGGTTAATAATATTTGGCTTCTCAATCAGCACCATTCTTtccaacaaataaagaaaatgggagaaGGAAATAGAATAAACTTATTCAAAGAGAAGTACGTCCACTGTTACCATTGATTTTACTGGCAAGCCTCCTAAGTTACAAGCAAATGTGAGGATAGCAACATGGTCTGTCTTCATGGCCTGGTGCTGTGGGCAGGACACAGGGCTCAGAGTCAGAGTGTAGTTCTAGGGCCACGTTATTTAAATTCTTATAATCAGCTTTaccatctttttaaagaaaaaaaagatgaggggGAACAGGATACAGGCAGCAATCCTCTCACGGTTTGTGGTTTTGTGTACATGAAATAAGTTCCTTGGCAGAGCTGAGAACCGAAAAAGGCTTCCTTCCGTGACTAAAAGTGTTTACCAGCTGCTGCAGGAACTGTGGGCCCGTGACTTAGCTGAGGAACTCATGATTTAGCTGGAGAGAGAGTCCAGATCTGTGACTTTGCAAATAATTCCCAAATGACATCAGTGTGGCCCTGACTACAAGTCTCCAGTGAGTAAGGAAAAATACCTGGGGGCTCCTCAGGGAATATTTCAAGTAAAAGGGAACTAACTGGGCCATGTATGCTTTGGACTGGCCAGAGCCGTGGAATAAGAGTCTGTGAGGTGGAGAGCAATGCAGGACCAACATGCAGGCAGAGCTGGAGACGGCAGGACGGCAGAGAGCAGCATCTTACGAGGCCTGACAGGGACAGAGGCCAACGCCGGGATCGGAGGGCAATGAGGCTTGCCAGCAACAGTGGCATCGGTTTCAATCCAGAGCCGAAGGGTTCTGATTTGATCTGATGTGATAGGCAAATGGGAAACAGCTTTGTAAACAGGGCCATGATGTAAGGAAATGGTATTCTCCAAAAGACTGACCTGGCCACAGTGGTGTGCAAGACAGGCTGCAAGGGAGAGAAAGAGCAGTCTGGAAGGCTGGCTGAGGAGGCCAACCCAAGCTAGGTTGCCAAGGAGTAATGAGGGTGGCCTGGATGTTAacgcagagggagggagaggagcggAAGGTGGCCCAGAGGATGAGTCTAAGAAAACCCCCAGCTGGCAGTGCtgagggaggcagaagctgcGCTGGTCAGGTGGCAGGTGTGGGGGCCAATGTACAGATAGCTGAGcaattaataaaaggaaaaagggcCTTCTGTGTTCGAACCACCTCAATTGTAAAGCCATCTGGTATCCTCTGGGAGCAGGGGAGGTTAGGGCAGCCCAATGAACAATGTGGAGATAAGCATTTGTGAACTGCTCTTCCTTTCTTCAGATTTTAGCACTTCGCAGTGACCTACTAGGCAAAGACTTCTACATTTTTTGGAATCATTTCTGTGTCCTTTGGGGTAATGTTCTATGAAAAATGTCAGTGACTGGAGCACAACAGCATCCTTCACTGATCTGCCCAACATCAGAAAAGCCAAATAATGTTGCTCCTATGTTCCCTTCTGAGatgtttgttatttgttattaGTGTCCATGAAAGGGGGTAGCCTCTGCCCCTAGAGCAGCTGGTGACCTGAAGTGGGACACTACTCTCTAGAGAAGGGCTGGGACAGACAGAGCCAAAGGGTGGATCAGGGAAGGCCACGTGATGCTGCCTGTCCCTGGGCATGGCCTTGTGACGTATACCTGGCACACCCGGCTCCACATGGGAAGTCAGGGGTGGGGCGCAGATTTGGTTGGCTGCAGTAGCTGCTACAGGAATGAGAGTGGAGAAAGTTTAGAGGGTACTTTCAGGTCTAGGCTTGTGACCCAAGCAACCACTAAGGAATCCTGCCATTGCCTAAGGTCATCGTTGGTTTTCAAACTGGACTCATACCAAGCAGCAAACACCGACGTTCCAATTTTCCAGTCAGACATGCGACAGACAATGACTATCAACTGAGCTAACCTTTACTATCAGGATGTCTGGCGTATTTCACACTTTATTTTGTAGCCaattttaatgggaaaaaaaaatcactacatgTTGATAATAAACAGGTTTTGTGTCACCTCAAGGGAATGATCAACAACAACTGCTGAGCTTATTGGCTATGaagtattagaaatgaaaaagcagagagtgagaaagaataGAAACCGGAAAACCTTGAAGAGGGGTGAAAGGTCATCTGTGAGGGAGAAGAATATTGGagaagaaacagcaaagatgACAGATCCACAGCAGGGATTCCCAATCCTGGTTTTGTAAGAGCCCAAGTATTATACCAACTACCTCAGAAGtcgaagaattctcagaaattcaaGGAAAAGTTAGCTTTACATCAGTTTAGTTTAAAATATGTTGTTAGGGAACGTtaagaacaaagatacaaatGTTGGTCAATCTGTCCCCAAGGTACTGAAACTTCAGAAAGATTGGGAATGACTGGATTAGGAGAAGATAATCATTTTAAtcattaaacttatttttatgtaaacataaattGCTGACAATTATCAGTATTCTCCAtcataaataaaatctttttctggGAAAGATTTTAAAAGGTTTCCCTTGGATGGTTGttccagcaaagaaaacaatgtaGACAGATTTCTCCTTCCCACTTGTGTGAACAGGTAACTAAGAACTgaaacccaccccaccccacattcAATCCAGTTCCTAATTAGTCAGGCTTTCCTGTAATGGGCCACAGAAGAGTCAGAAGTAAGGCTCCGGGGTTCCTGAGGGATAAGTTATGACATATACTTGACTTTCCCATCCCTGGAAAGGGTGGAGAAGTGCAGAACAAGTCCCAGCACAGACCTATAAACCCCTCCCTCGGAATACGCCCGTGATTGAGTGCCTGGTTAAAACTGTGCAAGTTCAGAAACCACCACTTGAAATTCAAGTAcggaaaactgagaaaatcagGAACATCTCGTTTAAAGCATtcatccatgatttttttttttttttttttttttttttgagacagagtctcactctgctgcccaggctagagtgcactgttgcgatttcactgcaacctccacttcctggggtcaagggattctcgtgcctcagcctcccaagtaactgggattacaggcatgcgccaccacgcccagctaatttttgtatttttagtagagacagggtttcaccttgttggccaggctggtctcaaactcctgacctcaggcgatctgcccgccttggccccccaaagtgctgggattacaggcgtgagtgccTGGCCCATCCATGATTTTTACAGCCAAATTATAATTCAAAAATAACTGCAGTTTAAGAAGACAGAAATGCAATAGATAACTCCCAACGTCTAGTTAAGCAACTTGGCACTCACACAGCTTCCATTCCCATTACCTGCTTCTCTGctactttttctctctcccacctTGATGCCCCACAATCCATCTGCCCCAGTGAGAACCTGAATCAGAAGCCTTGGGTGTTCATTCTGGATCAGGGACCAGCAGTGCAATGCAGCAAGTCACTGGTGGGCAACGATGGCAGATTCTGTGAGACTACGGACGGATATGCTAAAGTTCTGGGGAAGTGTAGGAGCACCATAAAAAGTAATgggccaggccaggcgcagtggctcacacctgtaatcccagcactttgggaggccgaggtaagaggatcgcttgagcccaggagctaccagcctgggcaacgtggcaaaatcctggccctacaaaaaaacacaaaaattagctaggtttggtggcacgctcctgtagtcccagctactccagaggctgaggtgggaggatcgcctgagcttgggaagtcaagactacagtgagccgtgattgcaccactgcactccaacctggatgacagggagattgtgtctcaaaaaataaaaataaaaaaataacaggcCACACAAATCCATCGTTTTTATTTCCATGTCATCTTTATTTGATCCTTTAACTCTGTTTTTCAGTTTAAATGTTAAGTGTCCCTACCAGCTGAGGCACTTTTGTGGTTATTCAAAGCCTCAGGACTGTCCCTTCTCTTCTGAGGAGCTCTAAGCTACAAGATGTGTGAATGAATAGCTGCAGGCATCTGCCTGCACCACCTCCTGCCTCCATTATTGTCCCTCCTCCCAATTCTGAAGGGGCCAGGGGTCTTAAATTTTAAGGTTTTTggagaaaaaagttttatttaacctATAAAATTAACCTATGTTAAATTggttaaataaaacttttaaaacataggTTAAAGAAAGTCAGCCAAGTTCGCAATACTCAAATGAAAACTGAGGCAGTTGAAAAATGACAATTTGGTTCTTCATTTTCGTTGTTAAGTATTCcaacagaaaattagaaaagaactGCATATAAATGTGAGCTAATCTGTTTGtctgtatatttcttttaaaattaaatataataaagatatatGCAGTAAAAACAGCAGCATTCATTTCTACAATGACCGCAACCCtggtttaaaagaaaagataatgaaaCGTTTTTGCTCTATACTACTGTcaagaaatgaaaagtgaaaaggCAGCGATCTGACCATGCTTGAGAAATTCCAAAGGCTTTCAAAAATATCAGAATAATGTGGAAACTAATTCTGGATGTGCTAATTACATAACACAACCTTGCAAACAAGTGCACAAAAGTAAATCTTAATTTCCTGACCAGCTTTATACCCCATGCAAGGTACCTTTTCCTAAGCCAGGGAAGAGCGACCTCGAATGTTATTGACACCCCCTTAAGAATGTAAAACAGGAAAAGGAGGAGGGCAAAAGGGTGATTTGTAAGGCAGAAGAGTAACAGAACAGCTGTTGCAAGTTTAGTCACTGCAGTTTGCTTAGAATAGCTGTTGGAGGTATAGATGAAACATGGGTAAGTGAAAATAGCATATTTAACATACAATCAACCTCCCCAACAATTCCAAAGCCAATTTTTCTAAAGGAATAAATACTCTTGTTAAATAATATTCTAACACTAGCAGTACATTCCCCACCATTCTCTATATATCTAAGTCCTGTTTAATCACAATCACCAAAGACCAGTGTGGGGACTGTGAAAATGCCCATGTTACCTGTCCTTTTCCACAGTGACAGGAGTAGGATAGGACTGGTTGCTTTTATTGCCAGTGCCCAACTGCCCATAAGAATTGGCGCCCCAAGCATACACTTGGCCTTCATCTGTCAATACTAATGTGTGTGCGTAGCCACAGGCgacctggaaggaaaaaaaatccactcaGGACTGCAAATAGAAGCAATTATTTCACTGCTTCCACAAAGTAGGTTaagaatcaaaaatgaaaaaaaagaaaggaagaggcagCCTACCCGTAGTAGAGGCAAGCATTAAGTTAACCAACATCCTTCCAGAACATGTGGGCCAGAACTGCAGTAAGATTGCCATGAGTTCCCTGG
Above is a window of Pongo pygmaeus isolate AG05252 chromosome 14, NHGRI_mPonPyg2-v2.0_pri, whole genome shotgun sequence DNA encoding:
- the LOC129011624 gene encoding uncharacterized protein LOC129011624, which gives rise to MALQLRWFEHRRPFFLLLIAQLSVHWPPHLPPDQRSFCLPQHCQLGVFLDSSSGPPSAPLPPSALTSRPPSLLLGNLAWVGLLSQPSRLLFLSLAACLAHHCGQVSLLENTISLHHGPVYKAVSHLPITSDQIRTLRLWIETDATVAGKPHCPPIPALASVPVRPRKMLLSAVLPSPALPACWSCIALHLTDSYSTALASPKHTWPS